The Streptomyces kanamyceticus genome window below encodes:
- a CDS encoding HAD family hydrolase: MSAVLVASDLDRTLIYSAAALGLTMPDAEAPRLLCVEVYDSKPLSYVTETAAGLLDELGRTAVFVPTTTRTREQYGRIHLPGPAPEFAICANGGHLLVDGVSDPDWTARVARRLADECASLAEVRAHLVRTADPAWLLKERVAEDLFAYLVVERSRLPEGWVKELAAWAEGRGWTVSLQGRKIYAVPKPLTKSAAVREVARRVGAEEILAAGDSLLDADLLLAADRSWRPGHGELAETGFVAPGLTVLPHRGVAAGEEILRAFLAAGER, translated from the coding sequence GTGAGTGCCGTGCTTGTCGCCAGCGACCTCGACCGGACCCTCATCTACTCCGCCGCCGCGCTCGGCCTGACCATGCCCGACGCCGAGGCGCCGCGCCTGCTCTGCGTCGAGGTGTACGACAGCAAGCCCCTGTCGTACGTCACCGAGACGGCCGCCGGACTCCTCGACGAACTGGGGCGTACGGCCGTCTTCGTGCCGACCACCACGCGGACGCGCGAGCAGTACGGGCGCATCCATCTCCCCGGCCCCGCGCCGGAGTTCGCGATCTGCGCCAACGGCGGGCACCTCCTCGTCGACGGCGTGTCCGACCCCGACTGGACGGCCCGGGTGGCGCGCCGCCTCGCCGACGAGTGCGCCTCGCTCGCCGAGGTCCGCGCGCATCTGGTGCGCACCGCGGACCCGGCCTGGCTGCTCAAGGAACGTGTCGCGGAGGACCTCTTCGCCTACCTCGTCGTCGAGCGCTCACGGCTTCCCGAAGGCTGGGTCAAGGAGCTCGCCGCCTGGGCGGAAGGGCGCGGCTGGACCGTCTCGCTGCAGGGCCGCAAGATCTACGCGGTGCCGAAGCCGCTCACCAAGAGCGCGGCGGTACGGGAGGTCGCCCGGCGGGTCGGTGCCGAGGAGATCCTCGCGGCGGGGGACTCGCTGCTCGACGCGGATCTGCTGCTCGCGGCGGACCGGTCCTGGCGGCCGGGGCACGGGGAGCTGGCGGAGACGGGGTTCGTGGCTCCGGGGCTCACGGTGCTTCCTCATCGCGGGGTCGCGGCGGGGGAGGAGATTCTCCGCGCGTTCCTCGCGGCGGGGGAGCGCTAG
- a CDS encoding DUF4383 domain-containing protein: MATHVLHPGNPGTPRAKGHKRHITLDEDLPVDHRLSKVYRVGAGLMGLVLLAFGVLGLIDKIGFFDTRGDTVAGLNTNGALSVLSIAVGLLLFVGMVIGGNAASTLNMALGVLFLLSGFVNLALLDTRYNFLAFRIQNVLFSFVVGVLLMTFGMYGRVSGGLPHDNPYWRARHPDQAR, translated from the coding sequence ATGGCCACGCACGTACTTCATCCAGGGAATCCAGGGACGCCACGGGCAAAGGGCCACAAGCGTCACATCACCCTCGACGAGGATCTGCCCGTCGATCACCGGCTGAGCAAGGTCTACCGCGTCGGAGCGGGCCTGATGGGGCTCGTCCTGCTCGCCTTCGGCGTCCTCGGTCTCATCGACAAGATCGGGTTCTTCGACACCCGCGGCGACACCGTCGCGGGGCTCAACACCAACGGCGCGCTGAGCGTCCTGTCCATCGCCGTCGGCCTGCTGCTCTTCGTCGGCATGGTGATCGGCGGCAACGCCGCGTCGACGCTCAACATGGCGCTCGGCGTGCTGTTCCTGCTCAGCGGCTTCGTCAATCTCGCGCTGCTCGACACCCGCTACAACTTCCTGGCGTTCCGGATCCAGAACGTCCTGTTCAGCTTCGTGGTGGGCGTACTGCTGATGACCTTCGGGATGTACGGCCGGGTCAGCGGCGGGCTGCCGCACGACAACCCGTACTGGAGGGCCCGCCACCCGGATCAGGCCCGCTAA
- a CDS encoding sugar kinase, protein MSAATGEAGVGVLTLGETMVALRGSGPLKLGGAMNVSVAGAESNVAIGLARLGHTVRWAGAVGDDEAGELVLRTLRAEGVDVTAATRDPAAPTGLILFEPRLPEVTRVHYYRAGSAGSRLSADAVPAAFAAPGPPRVLHLTGITPALGPSARDACRRALRLAREHGAEVCLDVNFRSRLWSREAAAAELREWIPYVDVLIASDDELPLCLPGTGPTDAPEKSLIDGGVREVVVKLGAAGATAHTADAELHAPAREVRAVDAVGAGDAFVAGYLSALLDDADVPSRLERAVTTGAFAVASPGDWEGAPTRAELDLLGSPPGTVVR, encoded by the coding sequence ATGAGCGCGGCCACCGGCGAAGCCGGAGTCGGCGTCCTCACCCTCGGCGAGACCATGGTCGCGCTGCGCGGCAGCGGCCCGCTCAAGCTGGGCGGCGCCATGAACGTGTCCGTCGCGGGCGCCGAGAGCAACGTGGCCATCGGCCTGGCCCGCCTCGGCCACACCGTCCGCTGGGCGGGCGCGGTCGGCGACGACGAGGCGGGCGAGCTGGTCCTGCGCACGCTGCGCGCGGAGGGCGTCGACGTCACCGCCGCCACCCGTGACCCTGCCGCGCCGACCGGCCTGATCCTCTTCGAGCCGCGGCTGCCCGAGGTGACCCGGGTGCACTACTACCGCGCGGGCAGCGCGGGTTCCCGTCTGTCGGCGGACGCCGTGCCTGCCGCCTTCGCCGCGCCCGGGCCGCCGCGCGTCCTGCATCTGACCGGCATCACCCCGGCGCTCGGCCCCTCGGCCCGCGACGCCTGCCGCCGCGCGCTGCGGCTCGCGCGCGAGCACGGCGCCGAGGTGTGCCTGGACGTCAACTTCCGCTCCCGGCTGTGGAGTCGGGAGGCCGCGGCGGCCGAACTGCGCGAGTGGATCCCGTACGTCGACGTCCTCATCGCCTCCGACGACGAGTTGCCGCTGTGCCTGCCGGGGACAGGACCCACCGACGCCCCGGAGAAGTCCCTCATCGACGGCGGCGTCCGGGAGGTCGTGGTCAAGCTCGGCGCGGCCGGCGCCACGGCCCACACCGCCGACGCCGAACTCCACGCCCCGGCCCGCGAGGTGCGGGCCGTGGACGCGGTGGGCGCGGGCGACGCGTTCGTGGCCGGTTACCTCTCGGCACTCCTGGACGACGCCGACGTACCGTCCCGCCTGGAACGCGCGGTCACCACGGGCGCGTTCGCGGTGGCATCACCCGGCGACTGGGAAGGAGCGCCGACGCGGGCGGAGCTGGACTTGCTGGGATCGCCCCCAGGCACGGTCGTCCGCTAG
- a CDS encoding FmdB family zinc ribbon protein, translating to MPRYEFRCRSCGDTFELSRPMAESSAPAVCPVGHEDTVKLLSTVAVGGSAAASAPAPAPSGGGGGGCCGGGCCG from the coding sequence ATGCCTCGTTACGAATTTCGGTGCCGGTCCTGTGGGGACACGTTCGAGTTGAGTCGGCCCATGGCGGAGTCGTCCGCGCCTGCGGTGTGCCCTGTCGGGCATGAGGACACGGTGAAGCTCTTGTCGACCGTTGCTGTTGGGGGGTCTGCGGCCGCGTCTGCGCCTGCGCCTGCGCCTTCCGGCGGGGGCGGGGGCGGTTGTTGTGGTGGGGGCTGCTGCGGCTGA
- a CDS encoding bifunctional 4-hydroxy-2-oxoglutarate aldolase/2-dehydro-3-deoxy-phosphogluconate aldolase, producing the protein MLDMLDFPAALRARRLVAIVRGTDPGASFRTVMTLVESGVPLVEVSLSGADALGVLRRARAELGADAWLGAGTVLTADDARRAADAGANLIVTPGLGAGVEEAGRLGLPVLGGVLTPTDVIAAQAAGVTALKIFPASAMGGPSYLRALRAPFPDTPFVPVGGVDAAAAEAYLALGAVAVGVGSPLIGDAADGGDLDALRTRAAEFVQVAQGSVRR; encoded by the coding sequence ATGCTGGACATGCTCGACTTCCCCGCGGCTCTCCGGGCCCGGCGCCTCGTCGCCATCGTGCGCGGCACCGACCCGGGCGCCTCCTTCCGTACGGTCATGACGCTCGTCGAATCCGGAGTCCCGCTGGTCGAGGTCTCCCTCAGCGGCGCCGACGCGCTGGGCGTACTGCGCAGGGCGCGGGCCGAGCTGGGCGCGGACGCCTGGCTCGGCGCGGGCACGGTCCTCACCGCTGACGACGCGCGCCGGGCGGCCGACGCGGGCGCCAACCTCATCGTCACGCCCGGTCTCGGCGCGGGCGTCGAGGAGGCCGGGCGCCTCGGCCTTCCGGTCCTGGGCGGCGTCCTGACGCCCACCGACGTCATCGCGGCCCAGGCGGCGGGCGTGACGGCGCTGAAGATCTTCCCCGCGTCGGCGATGGGCGGCCCCAGCTACCTCAGGGCACTGCGCGCCCCCTTCCCCGACACCCCCTTCGTGCCGGTCGGCGGCGTGGACGCGGCGGCCGCCGAGGCGTATCTGGCGCTCGGCGCGGTCGCGGTGGGCGTCGGCTCCCCCCTGATCGGCGACGCGGCGGACGGTGGCGACCTGGACGCGCTGCGCACCAGGGCGGCGGAGTTCGTGCAGGTGGCTCAGGGGTCGGTACGCCGATGA